The Anaeromyxobacter diazotrophicus genome contains the following window.
CGCGCCCTGGGCGGTGGCGGTCAAGGTGGACGAGGCCGAGCTGCTGGAGCCGGCGGCCCGCCGCGGGCGCGCGCTCGCCGCCGGCGTGGGGGTGGCGCTGATCGCGGCCGCCCTGGCGGCCGCGGCCTGGTGGCGCTCGGAGCAGCGGGCCCTGGAGCGCCGGGCGCTGGAGCTCGAGGCGCGCGGCGTGCGCCAGCGGCTCGACTACCTGTGGAGCAACGCGAACGACCTGGTGTTCGTCGCGGCCCTCGACGGCGAGCTGGTGGACGCGAACGAGCGGGCCGTGGCCGCGCTGGCGGGGCGCCGCGAGGCGCTGGCGCGCCTGCCGCTCCGCGAGCTCGCGCCGCCGGAGGCGCGGGCCCAGCTCGAGCGCGAGCTGGCGGGAGCGGTCGAGCGCGGCTCCGCGCGCTTCGAGACCCTCTTCCGCAGGGCCGACGGCTCGACCTTCCCGGTCGAGCTGGTGGCGCGGGTCGCCGAGGTCGGAGACCTGCGCCGGCTGGTCGCGGTCGCCCGCGACGTGAGCGAGCGCAAGCAGGTGGAGCGGCTGGCGCGGCTGCAGGGCACGCTCCTGCGGCACCTCAGCGACGCGGTGGTGGCCGCCGATCGCGAGCTGCGCGTCACCGCCTGGACCGGCGCCGCCGAGCGCATCTACGGCCGGTCCGCGAGCGCGGCGGCGGGGCTCCCCCTCCGCGAGGCGCTCGGCTCCGCCGCGGACCCGGCGGTCGAGGCGGAGCGGAGGGCGCGGGTGGACGCCGGCGGGGAGCTGCGCTTCGACGATCGGCACCGCCGGGCGGACGGCGCGTCCATCGACGTCGAGGTCACCTGGGCCGCGCTGCGCGACGACGCCGGGGCGGTGGTGGGCTACCTGGCCGTCAGCCGCGACGTCACCGAGCAGCGGCGGCTGCAGGCGCAGCTCGTCTTCGCCGACCGGCTGGCCTCGATCGGCACGCTCGCCGCCGGGGTGGCGCACGAGATCAACAACCCGCTCTCCTACCTGCTCGCCAACTTCGAGTTCCTGGAGGAGCGGCTGCGCGGGGCCGGCGGAGGCGGCGCCCCCGACGGCGAGGCGCTGGCGGCCGTGCGCGAGGCGCGCGACGGCGCGCGCCGCATCTCCGAGATCGTCCGCGGGCTCCGCACGTTCTCCCGCGCGGACGCCGGCGCTCACCCCGCCGGCCCGGCCAGCCTGACCGAGGCGGTGCGCGCCGCGGTCCGCATCGCGGAGCGGCAGCTGCGGCCGAAGGCGAACCTGGTGGTCGAGCTCGCCGACCTGCCGCCGGTCGCGGGCAGCGAGCACGAGCTGGCGCAGGTGGCCCTGAACCTGCTCGTCAACGCCGCGCACGCCATCCCCGAGGGGCGCCCGGCCGAGCACACCATCCGCGTCGCCACCTCCCGCGCTCCCGACGGCCGGGCGGCGCTCGAGGTGTCCGACACCGGCGCGGGGATCGCCCCCGAGCACCTCGCCCGCATCTTCGACCCGTTCTTCACCACCAAGCCGGTGGGCGAGGGCTCCGGCCTGGGCCTCGCCATCTGCCACGGCATCGTCGAGACGCTCGGGGGCGAGATCGAGGTGCGGAGCACGGTCGGCCGGGGCACCCGGTTTCGCGTCCTCCTGCCGGCGCGGCCGGCGGAGCCCGCCCCGGCGCCGGCCGGGCCCACCGCCGGCCGGCGCGGGCGGGTGCTGGTCCTCGACGACGAGGCGCTGGTGTGCCGGGCGGTGGCGCGGACCCTGCGCGGCGCGCACGAGGTGGTCGCCCTGACCGAGCCGGCCGAGGCGCTGGCTCGGCTGGAGCGCGGCGAGCCGTTCGACGTGGTGCTGTGCGACCTCATGATGCCGGGGCTCTCGGGGATGGAGTGCTACGAGGCGCTGCGCGCCCGGCGCCCCGAGCTGGCGGGCCGGATGATCTTCCTCACCGGAGGGGCCTTCACCCCCGCGGCGCGCGAGTTCCTCGAGCGCGTCCCGAACCTGCGCGTCGAGAAGCCGTTCGACGCCGAGGCGCTGCGGCAGGCGGTGGCGCGCTGCGTCGAGCTCGCCGGCGAGGCGTAGCGCGAGCTCGGCGGTCCGTCCGTCTACGGCCCAGAAAGGGGTTGCCCTCCCTCCGCTCCGCCGGTCAGAGACCTGCCGACTCGCCGGGTCGACCGGTGCGGAGACGGCATGGAAGAGACGCACGCCTGGAACGAGAGGCTGAACCTGGGCCACGAGGCGCTCGACCGCGAGCACCATCTGCAGCTGGCGCTGGCGAGCGCGCTCGCCGACGCGCTGGAGGCGGGCCGGCCGCGGGTGGCGCGGCGGATCGCCGAGCAGCTCGCAGGGTACAGCGCGGCGCACTTCGCCGGCGAGGAGCTGCTCATGGAGGCGGCGGCGTACGGCCACCTCGACTCGCACCGGCAGGAGCACCGGGACCTGCTCGCGCAGATCGCCGAGACCCGGGAGCTGGTGGCGGCCGGCGAGCGCGCGCTGGCGGTGGTGATGGCGCTCGACCTGCGCGCCGAGCTCGGGTCGCACATGTCGGCCTCCGACCGGCACTTCGCAGAGCTCGCCGAGCGGCCCCGCGAGACGCAGTGAGGCCGTTCAGGTCCGGGGCGGCGGCGCCCAGCTGATCCGGTACTCGAACCACTCCACGTCCGGGCTCCAGGCGGCGTCCGCCCGGCCGGCGAGCCCGCAGTGGGCCGGGACCGCGCCCAGTGCGCCGACGAGGGGGAGCACGGTCGCGCTGCGGCGCAGCGCCGGCGGGGTGGGGCCCTGCAGCAGCCGCAGCGCGCCCGGCGCTCGCTCCATCACCAGCAGGTCCCCGCAGCCGGCGTAGAGCAGCGGCCAGGCCTTGACCAGGGAGGACAGGAGCGCCGCGGGATCGTGGCGCTCGCGGCCGAGGACCGCCAGGAAGAAGGCGCGGGTCAGCGGCGCGCCGGCGGCGGCTTGCAGGGCGACGCCGCCCCAGCGCCGCAGCCCCTCCTCGTCGAGCACCGCCGCCGCCGCCTCGCAGGTCTCGACGAGCAGCCGCACCGGCAGCCAGGCGAGCCTGCCGGCGCGGCGGATCCGGGCCAGCGTCGGCGCCGGGATCCTGGCCATCACCTCGTGTGCCGGCTCGGGCCCGAGCGCGGGCAGGGCGTCGAGGAGCATGCGGAGGTGCAGGGCGCGCACCTCCGGTGCCCTCGGCGGCGTCACGGGGCGAGCGATCCCGGGGCGAGGGCCGGGGCCGGGGGCCGCTCGACCTCGCCCGCCGCGAACAGGTTGTAGGCGACCGTGAGCGCCAGCGCGAAGGCGACCGCGACCGCGCCGAGGAGGGCGTTGAGGAAGACCGGCGCGGAGAGCGCCAGGCGCAGGAGGACGGTGGACACCGCCACGCCCGAGTTGCGGAAGACGACCCGGTAGGTGGAGCTGTAGCGGGCGGAGATGAGCACCACCAGGATGTCGGCGAAGATGAGCAGGGTGTAGAGCGACTCGAAGAACGCGGGCGGCGGCCGGCGCAGCACCACCGCGCTCAGCGCCGCCCAGCCCATGCCCCCGAGGAAGAGCGCCAGCAGCGTCAGCGCCACCGCCTTCTTGGCGTGGATGAAGCTCTGCCGGTCCTTCGCGTCGGGCGAGAGCGGCTGGTGGCGCTGCAGGCGGTAGTAGAGGCCGAGCAGGACGAAGATGACGAGCGCGCCGGCGCAGTCCGAGAGCATCTCGAGGACCGTCCCCCGCACCTCGCCCCAGACGATGGGCTCGTGCAGGTCGCCGAACGCCTCGAACGACTGCCGCAGCAGGATGAGCGAGAAGATCTCGAACTGCTTGCCGGCCGCGTTCGCCACCGAGCGGGCGAGCCCGAACACCAGCCCGACCACCTCGTAGCCGAGGAGCAGGTAGAAGGCGACCTGCACGGCGTGGAAGTGGTTCCGCGGGTGCGCCGGGGCGAGCGCGGGCGGGAGGAGCCCGCGCCGCCCCAGCTCCACGTGGGCGAGGCTCGCCAGGAAGACGAGCACCAGCCCGTCCGCGACCACGCGGCGGGCCAGCGCGCTCTCCCAGCGCGCCTCGAGGGCGTCGAAGAGGGCGCTCGACCGCGGCGCCCGTGGGGCGGTGTTCGTCAAGGCTCGACGGTCGTCACGTACTTCGGCTTGTTGTGCTCCACCCCGAGGACCACCGCCGACTTCACCGGGTTGTGGTCGGCGTCGAAGCTGATGGTCCCGGTCACGCCCTGGAACCCCTTCGTCTGCTCGAGCGCGTCGCGGACGGCGGTGCGGGTGGGCGTCGCGGCGCGCTGGAGCGCGTCGAGGGCCACCCGCGCGGCGTCGTAGCCGAGCGCGGCGAAGGCGTCGGGGCGGCTCCCGTAGACCTGCTGGTGCTTCTTCACGAAGTCCTGCACCACCGGGCTGGGGTTCTCGTCCGTGTAGTGGTTCGTGAAGAACGAGCCGTCGAGCGCGCCCTGCGCGATCTCGTACAGCTTGCCGGAGTCC
Protein-coding sequences here:
- a CDS encoding ATP-binding response regulator, producing MLRGTTRTWIVPAAIVAALACALAGAARAHFVAFERELRGQLQRELAAVADLKVEQIAEWRQQLLDDAGSLLTHPFVHAALVRVARGEIGGTDEAQVTESLRARLKRLRLSRACLVSLDGRVLAATSPWPRASEVELAAAGRARREGAPRLDPLPGEAGRLVVALPIPDGAGRVAGTVLLEGDVATALPSAVRAWPTATRSGEILFGALDGEDELFLEPLRHVFREAVPRRLRSDPERWALARAARGERGDGVVRDYRGVAVIEAWRPVPAAPWAVAVKVDEAELLEPAARRGRALAAGVGVALIAAALAAAAWWRSEQRALERRALELEARGVRQRLDYLWSNANDLVFVAALDGELVDANERAVAALAGRREALARLPLRELAPPEARAQLERELAGAVERGSARFETLFRRADGSTFPVELVARVAEVGDLRRLVAVARDVSERKQVERLARLQGTLLRHLSDAVVAADRELRVTAWTGAAERIYGRSASAAAGLPLREALGSAADPAVEAERRARVDAGGELRFDDRHRRADGASIDVEVTWAALRDDAGAVVGYLAVSRDVTEQRRLQAQLVFADRLASIGTLAAGVAHEINNPLSYLLANFEFLEERLRGAGGGGAPDGEALAAVREARDGARRISEIVRGLRTFSRADAGAHPAGPASLTEAVRAAVRIAERQLRPKANLVVELADLPPVAGSEHELAQVALNLLVNAAHAIPEGRPAEHTIRVATSRAPDGRAALEVSDTGAGIAPEHLARIFDPFFTTKPVGEGSGLGLAICHGIVETLGGEIEVRSTVGRGTRFRVLLPARPAEPAPAPAGPTAGRRGRVLVLDDEALVCRAVARTLRGAHEVVALTEPAEALARLERGEPFDVVLCDLMMPGLSGMECYEALRARRPELAGRMIFLTGGAFTPAAREFLERVPNLRVEKPFDAEALRQAVARCVELAGEA
- a CDS encoding bacteriohemerythrin, which encodes MEETHAWNERLNLGHEALDREHHLQLALASALADALEAGRPRVARRIAEQLAGYSAAHFAGEELLMEAAAYGHLDSHRQEHRDLLAQIAETRELVAAGERALAVVMALDLRAELGSHMSASDRHFAELAERPRETQ